The following are encoded in a window of Mycolicibacterium tusciae JS617 genomic DNA:
- a CDS encoding Dyp-type peroxidase — MLELDDIQHILLTRTPAITGRYEFLTFDTRAGGRAWLSELLDLVQSAADATDTMDQSRRWITLAFTWTGLRALGVPDESLNTFPDEFREGMASRADILGDSGPNHPDNWVGGLAGDDVHAIAILFARDDEQSRQSIENHDELLARTDGVRSLSFLDLNASPPFNYAHDHFGFRDRLSQPVMEGSGEVPTPGSGALLKPGEFILGYPDEDGPVANLPQPETLSRNGSFMAYRRLREHVAEFRGYLRENSETPDDEELLAAKFMGRWRSGAPLVLAPDKDDPDLGADPMRNNDYNYKEMDPFGYACPLGSHARRLNPRDTAHNMNRRRMIRRGATYGPALPEGAPDDGVERGIAAFIICADLIRQFEFAQNVWINDKTFHELDNEHDPICGTQDGTLDFTVPKRPIRKVHKGIPAFTTLTGGAYFFLPGIKALRYLATLGGK; from the coding sequence ATGCTCGAACTCGACGACATTCAGCACATCCTGCTGACCCGAACGCCGGCAATCACCGGGCGCTATGAATTCCTGACGTTCGACACCCGGGCCGGTGGCCGAGCCTGGCTGTCGGAACTGCTCGACCTCGTGCAGTCCGCGGCCGACGCCACCGACACCATGGACCAGAGTCGACGGTGGATCACGCTGGCGTTCACGTGGACCGGCCTTCGTGCACTCGGCGTGCCGGACGAGTCGCTGAACACCTTTCCCGATGAGTTCCGCGAAGGGATGGCGTCTCGCGCCGACATTCTCGGCGACTCTGGACCGAATCATCCTGACAACTGGGTGGGCGGCCTCGCGGGTGACGATGTGCACGCCATCGCGATCCTTTTCGCCCGCGACGACGAGCAATCTCGCCAATCCATCGAGAACCACGACGAGTTGCTCGCCCGCACCGACGGAGTCCGCAGCCTGTCCTTCCTCGACCTGAACGCGTCGCCGCCATTCAACTACGCCCACGATCACTTCGGCTTCCGCGACAGGCTGTCGCAACCTGTCATGGAGGGCTCGGGTGAAGTGCCCACCCCCGGGTCGGGCGCCCTGCTGAAGCCGGGCGAGTTCATCCTCGGGTACCCGGACGAGGACGGGCCTGTCGCGAACCTGCCACAGCCCGAAACACTCTCTCGTAATGGCAGTTTCATGGCCTACCGCCGCCTGCGGGAGCACGTAGCAGAGTTCCGCGGCTACCTCCGCGAGAACTCCGAAACGCCGGACGACGAGGAACTGCTCGCCGCCAAGTTCATGGGTCGGTGGCGCAGTGGAGCACCCTTGGTGCTGGCACCCGACAAGGACGACCCCGACCTCGGCGCGGACCCGATGCGCAACAACGACTACAACTACAAGGAGATGGACCCCTTCGGCTACGCATGTCCGTTGGGGTCCCACGCACGACGGCTCAACCCTCGCGATACAGCACACAACATGAACCGTCGCAGGATGATCCGACGCGGGGCCACCTACGGTCCCGCACTTCCCGAAGGGGCACCCGACGACGGTGTCGAGCGTGGCATCGCCGCGTTCATCATCTGCGCGGACCTCATTCGCCAATTCGAGTTCGCGCAGAACGTCTGGATCAATGACAAGACGTTCCACGAGCTCGACAACGAGCACGATCCCATCTGCGGTACCCAGGACGGCACGCTGGACTTCACCGTTCCCAAACGGCCGATCCGAAAGGTGCACAAGGGCATACCGGCCTTCACCACCCTCACAGGTGGTGCCTACTTCTTCCTGCCCGGCATCAAAGCCCTGCGCTACCTGGCGACGCTCGGCGGAAAGTAG